In the Hordeum vulgare subsp. vulgare chromosome 7H, MorexV3_pseudomolecules_assembly, whole genome shotgun sequence genome, one interval contains:
- the LOC123412326 gene encoding uncharacterized protein LOC123412326 produces MYPDGAGCWQLHSSCSSASYFQASIPSHPSSQAPTHHQQRCLRCPPAALLPPTYGLEAADLPRPRLPCRPCRPAAHAVASPSAGGPSRGRGLAAAAPSPPPSPRLTTAFCLPRCSDRVTSYMNFSSSVRYRATRQPLKLQAISRERYIRFSLHLVT; encoded by the exons ATGTATCCAGACGGAGCTGGCTGCTGGCAGTTGCACTCCTCTTGCTCCTCCGCTTCCTACTTCCAAGCATCCATCCCATCCCATCCATCGTCACAAGCCCCCACGCACCACCAGCAGCGCTGTCTCCGTTGCCCGCCGGCAGCCCTCCTTCCCCCCACATATGGTCTGGAGGCGGCTGATCTCCCGCGCCCGCGGCTACCCTGTCGTCCCTGCCGCCCCGCGGCCCACGCCGTCGCGTCCCCGTCCGCCGGCGGGCCCAGCCGCGGCCGCGGCCTCGCCGCTGCTGCGCCTTCTCCTCCCCCCTCTCCCCGCCTCACCACCGCTTTCTGCCTGCCCCGCTGTAGCGACAG GGTGACTAGTTATATGAATTTCAGCAGCTCTGTGAGGTACAGAGCGACAAGGCAACCATTGAAATTACAAGCCATTTCAAGGGAACGGTACATCAGATTCAGTTTGCACCTGGTGACATAG